From a region of the Anaeromyxobacter sp. genome:
- a CDS encoding 4Fe-4S dicluster domain-containing protein gives MTARRYAMAVDTRRCVGCNACVISCKTENALPSGGFRDWIVQEVHGTFPDLTMQIRSERCNHCGDTPCVAACPTGASHVADGGVVLVSKHKCTGCKACMASCPYGARWVHPDGYVDKCTFCLHRVERGQVPACQETCPTRALTFGDLADPASEVSRLVNRRPNLVLQPGAGTRPYVFFLT, from the coding sequence ATGACCGCCCGCCGCTACGCCATGGCGGTGGACACCCGCCGCTGCGTGGGCTGCAACGCCTGCGTCATCTCCTGCAAGACCGAGAACGCCCTGCCCAGCGGCGGCTTCCGCGACTGGATCGTGCAGGAGGTCCACGGGACCTTCCCCGACCTGACCATGCAGATCCGCTCCGAGCGCTGCAACCACTGCGGCGACACGCCCTGCGTGGCCGCCTGCCCCACCGGCGCCAGCCACGTGGCCGACGGGGGGGTGGTGCTGGTGAGCAAGCACAAGTGCACCGGCTGCAAGGCCTGCATGGCCTCCTGCCCCTACGGCGCCCGCTGGGTCCACCCCGACGGCTACGTGGACAAGTGCACCTTCTGCCTGCACCGCGTCGAGCGCGGCCAGGTGCCGGCCTGCCAGGAGACCTGCCCGACCCGGGCGCTCACCTTCGGCGACCTGGCCGACCCGGCCAGCGAGGTGTCCCGCCTGGTGAACCGGCGGCCCAACCTGGTCCTCCAGCCCGGGGCCGGCACCCGGCCCTACGTCTTCTTCCTCACCTAG
- the lpxB gene encoding lipid-A-disaccharide synthase: protein MAEEILIVAGEASADLHAARVLQELKRLRPGLTAFGVGGPRLRAAGLEVLFPAEDISVMGLVEVLPRIPRILAILRGLKAAAATRRPKVALLVDLPDFNLRLASSLKAQGVRVVYYISPTIWAWRRGRARHIAQVVERMLCILPFEPAAYQGSGVRASFVGHPFAERPQPAGPAHYRRALGLAEGRTTVALIPGSRRSELRRLFPPMLEAAERIRAVHPDVQFAVPVAPTLAREELAPFLAAHATLDVTLVEGRADEVVGASDAALVKSGTATLEAGLMLRPLVVVYKFSWLSYLVARLLVRLTFFSLVNLLVGRRVVPELLQGGASPEAMAAEILAVLPEGPARRAQLEGLAEVRASLGEPGAPERVAQVVAEELAR from the coding sequence GTGGCCGAGGAGATCCTCATCGTGGCGGGCGAGGCGAGCGCCGACCTGCACGCGGCGCGCGTCCTCCAGGAGCTGAAGCGGCTCCGCCCCGGCCTGACGGCCTTCGGCGTGGGCGGCCCCAGGCTGCGCGCCGCCGGCCTCGAGGTGCTCTTCCCGGCCGAGGACATCTCGGTGATGGGCCTGGTGGAGGTGCTGCCGCGCATCCCCCGCATCCTGGCCATCCTGCGCGGCCTCAAGGCCGCGGCCGCGACGCGCCGCCCCAAGGTGGCGCTGCTGGTGGACCTGCCGGACTTCAACCTGCGGCTGGCGTCCAGCCTCAAGGCGCAGGGGGTGCGGGTCGTCTACTACATCTCGCCCACCATCTGGGCCTGGCGTCGGGGTCGGGCCCGCCACATCGCCCAGGTGGTCGAGCGCATGCTCTGCATCCTGCCGTTCGAGCCGGCCGCCTACCAGGGCTCGGGGGTGCGGGCCTCCTTCGTCGGCCACCCGTTCGCCGAGCGGCCGCAGCCGGCCGGGCCGGCGCACTACCGCCGGGCGCTCGGCCTGGCCGAGGGGCGCACCACGGTGGCGCTCATCCCGGGCAGCCGGCGCAGCGAGCTCCGGCGCCTCTTCCCGCCCATGCTGGAGGCGGCCGAGCGGATCCGAGCCGTCCACCCGGACGTCCAGTTCGCCGTGCCGGTGGCCCCCACGCTGGCCCGCGAGGAGCTGGCGCCCTTCCTGGCGGCCCACGCCACCCTGGACGTCACCCTGGTGGAGGGGCGCGCCGACGAGGTGGTGGGGGCCAGCGACGCCGCCCTGGTGAAGAGCGGCACCGCCACGCTGGAGGCCGGGCTGATGCTGCGCCCGCTGGTGGTGGTCTACAAGTTCTCCTGGCTGAGCTACCTGGTGGCGCGCCTGCTGGTCCGGCTCACCTTCTTCTCGCTGGTCAACCTGCTGGTGGGGCGGCGCGTGGTGCCGGAGCTGCTGCAGGGCGGGGCCAGCCCGGAGGCGATGGCGGCGGAGATCCTGGCGGTGCTGCCCGAGGGGCCGGCCCGGCGGGCGCAGCTCGAGGGGCTGGCCGAGGTGCGGGCCTCGCTCGGCGAGCCGGGCGCGCCGGAGCGGGTGGCCCAGGTGGTGGCGGAGGAGCTGGCGAGATGA
- the nrfD gene encoding polysulfide reductase NrfD, whose amino-acid sequence MTELDVARHSHLVDPQLHVWGWEIPVYLFLGGMAAGVMILTTLLLARPGERSRALRWLPFAAPALVTVGMVALFLDLEHKLFVWRFYLAFRWTSPMSWGAWILLVVYPVSLLVALAALADDQAGWLAGRLGPLGGLVRRARALALPRAEGLRAANLVVGIGLGLYTGVLLSTLGARALWASSVLGPLFLVSGLSTGAALLMLFPVSHDERHALARWDLWAIGAEVVLLLLFLVGLASGPAASQAAAGLLLGGPYTAAFWALVVVTGLGVPALLEVLEGRKVLRATLVAPALVLVGGLALRWIMVAAGQV is encoded by the coding sequence ATGACCGAGCTCGACGTCGCCCGTCACAGCCACCTGGTCGATCCGCAGCTGCACGTCTGGGGCTGGGAGATCCCCGTCTACCTGTTCCTGGGCGGCATGGCCGCCGGGGTGATGATCCTGACCACCCTCTTGCTGGCCCGGCCGGGGGAGCGCTCGCGGGCCTTGCGCTGGCTCCCCTTCGCGGCCCCGGCGCTGGTGACGGTGGGCATGGTGGCCCTCTTCCTGGACCTGGAGCACAAGCTCTTCGTCTGGCGCTTCTACCTGGCCTTCCGCTGGACCTCCCCCATGAGCTGGGGCGCCTGGATCCTGCTGGTGGTCTACCCGGTGTCGCTGCTGGTGGCGCTGGCGGCGCTGGCCGACGACCAGGCCGGGTGGCTGGCGGGCCGGCTGGGGCCGCTCGGCGGGCTGGTGCGCCGGGCGCGCGCCCTGGCCCTGCCTCGGGCGGAGGGGCTGCGGGCCGCCAACCTGGTGGTGGGCATCGGCCTGGGGCTCTACACCGGCGTCCTGCTCTCCACGCTGGGGGCCCGGGCGCTGTGGGCCTCCTCGGTGCTGGGGCCGCTCTTCCTGGTCTCGGGCCTCTCCACCGGCGCGGCCCTGCTCATGCTCTTCCCGGTGAGCCACGACGAGCGCCACGCGCTGGCCCGGTGGGACCTGTGGGCCATCGGCGCCGAGGTGGTGCTGCTGCTCCTCTTCCTGGTGGGCCTGGCCTCCGGGCCGGCGGCCAGCCAGGCGGCGGCGGGCCTGCTCCTGGGCGGGCCCTACACCGCGGCCTTCTGGGCGCTGGTGGTGGTGACGGGCCTGGGCGTGCCGGCGCTGCTGGAGGTCCTGGAGGGCCGAAAGGTGCTGCGCGCCACGCTGGTGGCCCCGGCCCTGGTGCTGGTGGGCGGGCTGGCGCTGCGCTGGATCATGGTGGCGGCCGGGCAGGTGTAG
- a CDS encoding NAAT family transporter: MFSDALALSLVSLSAVFFVVDPLSAVPFFLAMTRDHTAERRRQTALRASVTAALVLSAFALAGAWIFKLLGIGLPAFKVAGGMVLLLLALDMIRTQPSKTRITEGEVAAGAGKEDIAIVPLAMPLLAGPGSIATCIVLMARARAGPWWHALPVLGAIGITCAAAFVILASATRTERVLGPTGLAILERAAGLLLVAIAVQFMMDGLAEGLPGLAGLAGQPR; the protein is encoded by the coding sequence GTGTTCTCCGACGCCCTGGCCCTCTCGCTCGTCTCCCTGTCGGCGGTCTTCTTCGTGGTGGACCCGCTCTCGGCCGTGCCGTTCTTCCTGGCCATGACCCGGGACCACACGGCCGAGCGCCGGCGCCAGACGGCGCTGCGCGCCTCGGTGACCGCCGCCCTGGTGCTCTCGGCCTTCGCCCTGGCCGGCGCCTGGATCTTCAAGCTGCTGGGCATCGGCCTGCCGGCCTTCAAGGTGGCGGGCGGCATGGTGCTGCTGCTGCTGGCGCTCGACATGATCCGGACCCAGCCCTCCAAGACCCGCATCACCGAGGGGGAGGTGGCGGCCGGCGCCGGCAAGGAGGACATCGCCATCGTGCCGCTGGCCATGCCGCTGCTGGCCGGCCCGGGCTCCATCGCCACCTGCATCGTCCTCATGGCCCGGGCCCGCGCTGGCCCGTGGTGGCACGCGCTGCCGGTGCTCGGCGCCATCGGGATCACCTGCGCCGCCGCCTTCGTCATCCTGGCCAGCGCCACCCGCACCGAGCGGGTGCTCGGCCCCACCGGCCTGGCCATCCTGGAGCGGGCCGCCGGCCTGCTGCTGGTGGCCATCGCCGTGCAGTTCATGATGGACGGGCTGGCCGAGGGGCTGCCGGGGCTGGCCGGCCTGGCGGGCCAGCCGAGGTAG
- a CDS encoding polyprenol monophosphomannose synthase: protein MSGARKALVCLPTYDERENLGPMVEAVLAVAPQVDILVIDDNSPDGTGRLADELAARQPRVKVLHRAGKEGLGKAYLAGFAWALARDYGLVLEMDCDFSHDPRHLPELLAAAETADLVLGSRYVRGGGTVNWGLGRKLISLGGSLYARTILGLSIRDLTGGFKCFRREVLEGIDLGSVQCTGYAFQIELTYRAVRRGFQVREVPITFVDRRVGHSKMSRRIVLEAIRKVWSIRLSGW from the coding sequence ATGAGCGGAGCGAGGAAGGCGCTGGTCTGCCTGCCCACCTACGACGAGCGGGAGAACCTCGGGCCCATGGTCGAGGCCGTGCTGGCCGTGGCCCCGCAGGTCGACATCCTGGTGATCGACGACAACTCGCCCGACGGCACCGGCCGGCTGGCCGACGAGCTGGCGGCCCGGCAGCCCCGGGTCAAGGTGCTGCACCGGGCCGGCAAGGAGGGGCTCGGCAAGGCCTACCTGGCCGGCTTCGCCTGGGCCCTGGCGCGGGACTACGGCCTGGTGCTGGAGATGGACTGCGACTTCTCGCACGACCCGCGCCACCTGCCGGAGCTGCTGGCGGCGGCCGAGACCGCCGACCTGGTGCTGGGGTCGCGCTACGTGCGGGGCGGCGGCACGGTCAACTGGGGGCTGGGGCGCAAGCTCATCAGCCTGGGCGGCAGCCTCTACGCCCGCACCATCCTCGGCCTGTCGATCCGCGACCTGACCGGCGGGTTCAAGTGCTTCCGGCGCGAGGTGCTGGAGGGCATCGACCTCGGCAGCGTCCAGTGCACCGGCTACGCCTTCCAGATCGAGCTCACCTACCGGGCGGTCCGGCGCGGCTTCCAGGTGCGCGAGGTGCCCATCACCTTCGTGGACCGGCGGGTGGGCCACTCCAAGATGTCCCGCCGCATCGTGCTCGAGGCCATCCGCAAGGTCTGGTCGATCCGGCTGTCCGGCTGGTAG
- a CDS encoding chemotaxis protein — protein sequence MLLVGVVAYLGSTTLAAHIEELSDVEFPAYRAIATIKEGQTAVARGLNTVVQRRATADMLESGHADVRDAFGRIDGAWKAFEALERSTEVGQAWAGVKGPFGDWRGRAARLQATIEDRTRRLRSGTSKDDPAVLALDEDIFSQYGELRRAFKPAEAPVLAVAAAVERELELTQAASQRDAGRTVTALLIAILVGAALLIALGALLGRRIGGTVAALVGEAGKLRQAVQAGQLGVRGDEAAVEGEFRPIIAGINETMAAVERPTRMVVECVSRIGQGDIPPKITERYQGDFDLIKGSLNGCIDAVNALVADASMLARAGVEGRLATRADASKHQGDFRKVVAGVNDTLDAVIGPLNVAARYVDQISKGQIPEKITAAYAGDFNTIKENLNRCVDAVNRLVADAGMLAQAGVEGRLATRADASKHEGDFKKVVEGVNQTLDAVIGPLNVAARYVDEISRGAIPQKITERYAGDFNTIKDNLNTCIDAVNRLVADAGTLVDAAVAGRLATRADASKHQGDFKKIVDGVNQTLDAVLAPITEAAGVLEKLSTRDLRARVTGSYQGEHARIKDSLNATGQALEEAISQVAAAVEQVSSASQQIAASSQAVASGASEQASSLEQTSSSLESVLSITRQATDHAQQANTLAAEARTAATDGAAAVEQMQGAMGKIKASAESTSQIIRDINDIAFQTNLLALNAAVEAARAGEAGRGFAVVAEEVRSLALRAKEAAMKTEELIRQSVKQAGEGEVTARHMAGKLGEIVSGIGKVSDIVSEIAAAAKEQSSGIDQVNQAVGEMDKVTQQNAASAEESSSAASELNGQAEELAAMVGAFQLSRGATSGQVRRPTATSQQARAAAPTRRPAAALRGKPGPDAFPMDQADDVRDF from the coding sequence ATGTTGCTGGTGGGGGTCGTCGCCTACCTCGGCTCGACCACCCTGGCCGCCCACATCGAGGAGCTGAGCGACGTCGAGTTCCCGGCCTACCGCGCCATCGCGACCATCAAGGAGGGGCAGACCGCGGTGGCCCGCGGGCTGAACACGGTGGTGCAGCGGCGCGCCACCGCGGACATGCTGGAGTCCGGGCACGCCGACGTGCGGGACGCCTTCGGGCGGATCGACGGCGCCTGGAAGGCCTTCGAGGCCCTGGAGCGCTCGACGGAGGTCGGCCAGGCGTGGGCGGGGGTGAAGGGCCCGTTCGGCGACTGGCGCGGGCGCGCCGCCCGGCTGCAGGCCACCATCGAGGACCGCACCCGGCGGCTCCGGTCCGGCACGTCCAAGGACGACCCGGCGGTGCTGGCCCTCGACGAGGACATCTTCTCCCAGTACGGGGAGCTGCGGCGGGCCTTCAAGCCGGCCGAGGCGCCGGTGCTGGCGGTGGCCGCCGCCGTGGAGCGCGAGCTCGAGCTCACCCAGGCCGCGTCGCAGCGCGACGCCGGCCGCACCGTGACGGCCCTGCTGATCGCCATCCTGGTCGGGGCGGCGCTGCTCATCGCCCTGGGCGCCCTCCTGGGCAGGAGGATCGGCGGCACGGTGGCGGCGCTGGTGGGGGAGGCGGGCAAGCTGCGCCAGGCGGTGCAGGCGGGGCAGCTCGGGGTGCGCGGGGACGAGGCGGCGGTGGAGGGGGAGTTCCGGCCCATCATCGCGGGCATCAACGAGACCATGGCGGCGGTGGAGAGGCCGACCCGCATGGTGGTGGAGTGCGTGTCGCGGATCGGCCAGGGGGACATCCCGCCCAAGATCACCGAGCGGTACCAGGGCGACTTCGACCTCATCAAGGGCTCGCTGAACGGCTGCATCGACGCGGTGAACGCGCTGGTGGCGGACGCGTCCATGCTGGCCAGGGCCGGGGTGGAGGGGCGGCTGGCCACCCGGGCCGACGCCTCGAAGCACCAGGGCGACTTCCGCAAGGTGGTGGCCGGCGTCAACGACACGCTGGACGCGGTCATCGGCCCGCTCAACGTGGCGGCCCGGTACGTGGACCAGATCTCCAAGGGGCAGATCCCGGAGAAGATCACGGCGGCCTACGCCGGCGACTTCAACACCATCAAGGAGAACCTGAACCGGTGCGTGGACGCGGTGAACCGGCTGGTGGCCGACGCCGGGATGCTGGCCCAGGCCGGCGTGGAGGGCCGCCTGGCCACCCGCGCCGACGCCAGCAAGCACGAGGGCGACTTCAAGAAGGTGGTGGAGGGGGTCAACCAGACGCTGGACGCGGTCATCGGGCCGCTCAACGTGGCGGCCAGGTACGTGGACGAGATCTCCCGCGGGGCCATCCCGCAGAAGATCACCGAGCGCTACGCCGGCGACTTCAACACCATCAAGGACAACCTGAACACCTGCATCGACGCGGTGAACCGGCTGGTGGCCGACGCCGGCACCCTGGTGGACGCGGCGGTGGCCGGGCGGCTCGCCACCCGGGCGGACGCCTCGAAGCACCAGGGGGACTTCAAGAAGATCGTGGACGGCGTCAACCAGACGCTGGACGCGGTGCTGGCGCCCATCACCGAGGCGGCCGGGGTCCTGGAGAAGCTCTCCACCCGCGACCTGCGCGCCCGGGTGACCGGCAGCTACCAGGGCGAGCACGCCAGGATCAAGGACTCCCTCAACGCCACGGGGCAGGCCCTGGAGGAGGCCATCTCCCAGGTGGCCGCGGCGGTGGAGCAGGTGTCGAGCGCGTCGCAGCAGATCGCCGCCTCGTCGCAGGCGGTGGCCTCCGGCGCGTCCGAGCAGGCCTCCTCGCTCGAGCAGACCAGCTCGTCCCTCGAGTCGGTGCTCTCCATCACCAGGCAGGCCACCGACCACGCCCAGCAGGCCAACACGCTGGCCGCCGAGGCCCGCACCGCCGCCACCGACGGCGCGGCGGCGGTGGAGCAGATGCAGGGGGCCATGGGGAAGATCAAGGCCTCGGCCGAGAGCACCTCGCAGATCATCCGGGACATCAACGACATCGCCTTCCAGACCAACCTCTTGGCCCTGAACGCGGCCGTCGAGGCGGCCCGGGCCGGCGAGGCCGGCCGCGGCTTCGCGGTGGTCGCCGAGGAGGTCCGCAGCCTGGCGCTGCGCGCCAAGGAGGCGGCCATGAAGACCGAGGAGCTCATCCGCCAGTCGGTCAAGCAGGCCGGTGAGGGCGAGGTGACGGCCAGGCACATGGCCGGGAAGCTCGGCGAGATCGTCAGCGGCATCGGCAAGGTCTCGGACATCGTCTCGGAGATCGCCGCCGCCGCGAAGGAGCAGTCGTCCGGCATCGACCAGGTCAACCAGGCCGTTGGGGAGATGGACAAGGTGACCCAGCAGAACGCCGCCTCCGCCGAGGAGTCCTCCTCCGCGGCCAGCGAGCTGAACGGCCAGGCCGAGGAGCTGGCCGCCATGGTCGGCGCCTTCCAGCTGAGCCGGGGCGCCACGAGCGGCCAGGTGCGGCGCCCGACCGCCACCTCGCAGCAGGCGCGCGCCGCCGCCCCGACCCGGAGGCCCGCCGCGGCGCTCAGGGGCAAGCCCGGGCCGGACGCCTTCCCCATGGACCAGGCCGACGACGTCAGGGACTTCTAG